In the genome of Lathyrus oleraceus cultivar Zhongwan6 chromosome 4, CAAS_Psat_ZW6_1.0, whole genome shotgun sequence, the window TAAGAACAAAAAAAAAGATTTGGCGTGAATGACTAAGCGAACCTGTAATGTGAATGGTTTTATTAAGTTATGTTTCCTTAGCTTTCTGAACTGCAATTTCTTCCCTTAGCTTAGCcattctttctctttttctcaCCTGCGTTTTTTTCAATATTATGAATATTCTCTTCACAAGAAGAATAAGATCTTAATTAAGTACTTTCAAAAACCAAAACAACAATTTTTTACCTGATCTGTTATTTCCATTCCCATATAGTTTACTCCAATTGTTTCTCCTGTTTTGCTAAACACAGGTTCTACATATATCAAAAATGTCTTAGCTCCAAATTGTTCCTGCATGGCCTCAAAATGTTCTATTGACACAATTAGCAATACTTCATATAACTAATGGACAACCAACCATGACATTACCAACTTCAATTCATAATTAATTAGTAGTAAATCCAACTAAAAAACCATATAGATAATTAATACAATAATATATTGATGCATACCAAAATTTGGCTAGCTTGAATATCTCCAAAAtccataggacaaaatatataTTATTTGACCATTGAGTAGTCACAAAATATAAGTCACATATGACTTCAAAAAACATAGTTGAACTGCAAAATtaaacaagaaaaatattaagCTTTAAAAAGGAATAAAGTAATAAATAAATCAAATTAATAAAGTAAATATACCTCCATATTTTTCAAGCACAACCAGAAGGTTGTGGCTGAGACGGTAAAGATCCTCTTCTTGCTGTAGAAGAAATTTCTTCAAATTctaaaataatgaaataaacatttttttaGAAATATATAACAATTATGAAATAAAGATATaacatttttaaaaataattttacCTGCTATAATATCTTCGGAAAGCTCAAAATCTTCCATGAGGTTCAAGTCTTTGAAATAGGTAAAAGACGGCTTTAACCAATTTTGGGTGCAAATTAATGCCTCTGTCATTTCAGGTTTTAGGGAGCTCCTATAAGTTTCTAAGACTCTCCCTCCCGTACTAAAGGCACTTTCTGATGCAACCGTAGACACTGGTGTGGCAAAAATATCTTTAGCTATTGTAGATAAAATAGGATATTGTGTTGAATTGTGTTTCCACCACACAAGAAGGTCAAATTTAGGATCCCTTTTGACACACTTACTAGAGTAAAAACCCTCAAGCTCATTTTGTTGATCAATCGAGTCTTGTTCTTCTAAATGTTGCTCAAAAGCATCGGCTCTAGCCATTAGTGAAGGACGGCCAGCTGTTGTTTCATCATTGGAAACATTGTTTTCACCATTACCAAGAGGTTGTCTATTATGATTTTGGTCATAAGATTGCTTATACCAATCATACAATTTTTGTAAGCTCTCTTTTATAGATTTGATCAACCCGGTAGCAAACACAGATCCGACTCCATACATATCCTTAAAAGTCCACTCAATATAACTCAACTTGTATCTTGGatccaaaatgattccaaaataaaTCAACTTGTTCATCTTAGTAGCACACCCCCAATATCTATTATACTTTTCCATCATGTCCCCACCCACACTTGCAAAAACACCATTCAAGTTCATAGTAGCTTGCTTCAGCTCACAATAGATCGCAGACACTTGGTGAAAAGCACTATGCAAACTCACACTTTGAGAGGTGGAAAAAACATTAGTTGCTTCATAGAATAACTTTAAAAAAGAGATGAAAGCTCTAACAATGTCCCAATCATCACTACTAGGAGGACTACCTTTTCCAAAGAACTCCCTATAGCTCGACTCTTCATACTCAAGCTTATCAAAAGCAGCTTGAAACttctctgcaacctcaagcatTAAATATGTCGCGTTCCAACGAGTTGAAACATCGAGACATACTAGTTTTTTACAAGTTATTCCAGCAAATTCAATGCACTCTTTAAACTTGGCTGCCCTATGAGGTGAGGACTTGACAAATCTAACAGCATCCCTAACACTAGTAATAGACAAATGCTTATCTTTCAAACCCTCATTTACCACCAAATTCAATATGTGAGCAGCGCACCTCATATGAAAACATTTTCCATCCCCCATCATCCCATTCATAGTTGATATTTTTCTATGCAAATATGCTACAGCTACATCATTTGAAGTTGCATTATCAACAGTTATGGTAGACACATTCCTAATTCCCCAATCCCTTAACACCTCTTCAATCTTCCTGCCTACCGTATCACCCTTGTGGTTTGGAATAACTGTGAAGCTTATAATTCTCTTTTGATAGTTCCATTCGTTATCCACAAAGTGTGCCATAAGGGTTAAGTAGTTTTGATTTTGGATAGAAGTCCAACAATCAGTAGTAAGTGCTACTCTATTGCAGTCAGACTTAAAGAAGGCTTTTAGTTTTTGTTTCTCATCCAAGTGTAGCTGAAAACAGTCTCTAGCTACTGTACGCCTAGATGGGAGAGTAAACTGGGGCTGCATTACTTTAGAATAGTACTTAAAACCTTCCCCCTCAACTGCACTAAATGGTTGTTCATCTAGAACCACAAAAATTGACAAAGCTTTTCTACAAGCTTGCTTGTCAAATTTGGAGCTAACATGACCCAAACTAGATCCTTCTGCAGAGGGGTATGTCAGAATAGTTTGGGTGGGATCAATGGTTCTAGGCTTCTTTGCACATTTTAGAATGTGATGGTTCATGTTGGTGGTGCCATGAGTCCTAGGGTCACATAGGTATTTTTTGTGGCAGTGTTTACAAGCTGCAGTTGGTGTATCAACTAAGTCATCTGGTAATCTAATAAAGTGCTCCCAACAAGCAGATGATTGCCTAGAACCACTTGCACTAACTTTCCTCTTCTTTGTAGGTTGGGTATTAACTAATTCTGCTCCAACAACTTCAGTTGTTGCTGTTGAACCAACTTCATTCATGACAGATTGAGTAGGTATAGTTTGATTAGGCTGACCCATCACTGAAAAATGACGGAGCCATAATCAACATAATTGAAGGAAAAGCAGGTTGCAAAATTTAAAATAGAAATCAAGTAAAAATTGGCTATTTGAAAAAAGTCATTAACAGATAAAATACCATGAAAATAGATGATAACTATTTGAGTTGAAAATGAAATGCACTGAATTTCTACAATGACTTAAGAATGTTTGGATAACTTACTTCAGCTTATTAACCAACATAATTTACTTTTAATTATAAGTTCAACAAGATAATTTGTAAAAACAATTTGAAAGGTCCTAAGAAAAGCACTTAAAGTATGAAAAAAAGCAATAAATGGTGCAAGCTCTTACTTGTTTTCTGCTTTAGACAAGTCATAATCAGAAACAACACCAACCTGCAGAGAATAAAGAACAATTCAGAGATACTTACTCAAGAGATACTTACGTAATGTTCCACCTAATAAAAGTTCAGTTACTATAACCATCACAGGTTCTTTGCAGGCCCCGATAAACTGACATCAAACAATGAGACATTTTTTTCCATTAATCACTACCAGCATGATTAGAGTAATTGTTATTAACATTAGTCTCTTGTCAATTCTAATTAAAGGAAAAAATCTACTTAGATTTCCAAGGGTGAAAAAATACCCTGACTAAATTTTTGTGTTGAACTTTCGATAGCATTGCAACCTCTCT includes:
- the LOC127073961 gene encoding zinc finger BED domain-containing protein RICESLEEPER 2-like; amino-acid sequence: MTCLKQKTMMGQPNQTIPTQSVMNEVGSTATTEVVGAELVNTQPTKKRKVSASGSRQSSACWEHFIRLPDDLVDTPTAACKHCHKKYLCDPRTHGTTNMNHHILKCAKKPRTIDPTQTILTYPSAEGSSLGHVSSKFDKQACRKALSIFVVLDEQPFSAVEGEGFKYYSKVMQPQFTLPSRRTVARDCFQLHLDEKQKLKAFFKSDCNRVALTTDCWTSIQNQNYLTLMAHFVDNEWNYQKRIISFTVIPNHKGDTVGRKIEEVLRDWGIRNVSTITVDNATSNDVAVAYLHRKISTMNGMMGDGKCFHMRCAAHILNLVVNEGLKDKHLSITSVRDAVRFVKSSPHRAAKFKECIEFAGITCKKLVCLDVSTRWNATYLMLEVAEKFQAAFDKLEYEESSYREFFGKGSPPSSDDWDIVRAFISFLKLFYEATNVFSTSQSVSLHSAFHQVSAIYCELKQATMNLNGVFASVGGDMMEKYNRYWGCATKMNKLIYFGIILDPRYKLSYIEWTFKDMYGVGSVFATGLIKSIKESLQKLYDWYKQSYDQNHNRQPLGNGENNVSNDETTAGRPSLMARADAFEQHLEEQDSIDQQNELEGFYSSKCVKRDPKFDLLVWWKHNSTQYPILSTIAKDIFATPVSTVASESAFSTGGRVLETYRSSLKPEMTEALICTQNWLKPSFTYFKDLNLMEDFELSEDIIAEFEEISSTARRGSLPSQPQPSGCA